One window of the Streptococcus parasanguinis ATCC 15912 genome contains the following:
- a CDS encoding ABC transporter ATP-binding protein codes for MNNLIELQDVNLIRNGKSLLKEINWQVKENECWAILGLNGAGKSTLLKLLMSEYWASSGQITVLGTRFGEGGIPELRKRIGIVSSFISERLPEHLLTEQIVLTGQYKSSILYVEYGEDELNWARDMLTSIGASSLIGRKYRELSQGEKQTVLIARSLMDQPDLIIFDEASSGLDLFAREKLLRQIHHIKQLDHAPTMIYVTHHAEEITKDMTHVLLLKHGQVVEQGPKENILTPHVLSKFYQAPVSLIDLGDERLFVKPDIRNDKDNESK; via the coding sequence ATGAATAATTTGATTGAACTACAAGACGTCAATTTGATCCGCAATGGAAAATCTCTTTTAAAAGAGATTAACTGGCAAGTGAAAGAAAATGAATGCTGGGCCATTTTAGGCCTCAATGGGGCAGGAAAATCGACTCTCCTCAAACTTCTCATGTCTGAATATTGGGCTAGTTCTGGCCAGATAACTGTCCTTGGAACCCGCTTTGGAGAAGGAGGCATTCCTGAGTTGCGTAAGCGTATTGGGATCGTTAGCTCCTTTATTTCAGAAAGACTGCCAGAGCATCTTTTGACAGAACAAATTGTCCTAACTGGTCAATACAAGAGTAGTATTTTATATGTTGAATACGGGGAGGACGAACTGAATTGGGCACGGGATATGCTAACTTCAATTGGAGCTAGCTCTTTGATCGGCCGCAAATACCGTGAACTCTCCCAGGGAGAAAAGCAGACCGTCCTCATTGCACGAAGCCTCATGGACCAGCCAGATCTGATCATTTTCGACGAAGCTTCAAGTGGATTGGATCTCTTTGCCAGAGAAAAACTACTCCGTCAGATCCATCATATCAAACAACTGGATCACGCGCCAACCATGATCTACGTCACCCACCATGCAGAGGAAATTACAAAAGACATGACCCATGTTCTCCTACTCAAACATGGCCAAGTTGTCGAACAAGGACCAAAGGAAAATATCCTAACTCCTCATGTCCTTAGCAAGTTTTATCAAGCACCAGTATCCCTTATTGATCTTGGAGATGAGCGACTTTTTGTTAAACCAGATATCAGGAATGACAAAGACAATGAATCTAAATAA
- a CDS encoding Cna B-type domain-containing protein — protein MKRLKETKKWPAKWIHLASLFILVSSMFVMPVGILAETTTTSSSSTEAVLASEALSNSNDPVSGTLSTSGEDRVATVNTPKAVDDVITSVKYTNNEGGLLNWSLEPWATFRIDATLKLPNHQVKAGDTTTIAVPTDLIINSQDFEVLDGKGQVAASAKVDKDRKKIVLTYTDYVEHNSDITGNVFFYVRIDHKLVPNAKEIPINLIVENKVVQTTPPQPPVKYIGIAQPQNYPISKVGSINRDTNDPIINYTIGVNRKPTNIKNAIIRDTLQFSNAQYDRNSFIVEKGQWLWESGDWVFKNAQSVPYEIAFPSDKTFEIKLGDISENDSYRIRYNVKLNYSPKDGEKFDNKVTLNGYQIEESRAQSKVLWQIPGGRLDGYIYSIKLHKQNNNGDPLQGAQFKITRVSNNQTITHTENGQESEIFTSDANGDLIVPGLLRDNYTVAEVVAPNGYQLLKDPVSISENDFSPENSQYDVNSRVLTLTISNEKANHRQLKVTKKWNDKDNQYKNRPSSITVKLLKDGVEVEGKTLELNADNQWSGIFTELDETGTYSVEEVGVSGYISTVEATNNEDMEHIVLVNTLETIEVSGSKIWKDDNNRDGKRPKEITVNLLANGVKIDQTTVKSDKDGHWNYQFKDLPKYENGQVVDYSISEEGVPDYETSVEGYNLTNTYTPEVVSVPFTKIWKDFDNQDGVRPNFIIVNLLANGKKVESRTVTATTAWTGSFDHLPKYENGREIVYTLEEEKVSDYSASIDQVNYILTNTYVPGQTHLTVTKYWDDENNKDGIRPKTIKVQLYANGQKSGDVVELSEANKWTYTFSNLPENSKGKAISYTVREVEVPQGYVLTETVQDGNNIVLTNSHKPTTPPTTPNIPKKPESPKKPGKPEKTSKSTSKKFLPETGTKIMIALEILGLFLLGVAFILIVRSSRKDI, from the coding sequence ATGAAACGGTTAAAGGAAACAAAAAAATGGCCTGCTAAATGGATACATCTAGCAAGTCTATTCATTCTGGTCTCTTCAATGTTTGTGATGCCAGTAGGTATATTGGCAGAGACCACCACCACGTCTTCTTCTAGTACAGAGGCCGTACTAGCAAGTGAAGCTTTAAGTAATAGTAATGATCCTGTTTCTGGAACTCTATCAACATCGGGAGAAGATAGAGTCGCGACAGTCAATACTCCAAAAGCAGTTGATGATGTGATTACAAGTGTGAAATATACTAATAATGAAGGAGGACTTTTAAATTGGTCATTAGAACCATGGGCGACTTTTCGAATTGATGCCACACTAAAACTTCCAAATCATCAAGTTAAAGCTGGAGATACAACAACTATTGCGGTTCCAACAGATTTGATCATTAATAGTCAGGATTTTGAAGTATTAGATGGGAAAGGTCAGGTTGCTGCATCTGCAAAAGTAGACAAAGATAGAAAGAAAATAGTTCTTACCTATACTGATTATGTGGAGCATAACTCTGATATCACAGGAAATGTTTTTTTCTATGTTCGTATAGATCATAAGTTAGTACCAAATGCAAAAGAAATTCCAATCAATTTGATTGTAGAGAACAAAGTGGTTCAAACCACACCACCTCAACCTCCCGTTAAATATATCGGTATAGCACAACCCCAAAATTATCCAATATCGAAGGTAGGCTCTATCAATCGTGATACCAATGATCCGATTATAAATTATACAATTGGAGTCAATCGTAAACCAACCAATATAAAAAATGCAATTATACGGGATACACTACAATTCTCTAATGCGCAATATGATCGCAATTCGTTTATTGTTGAGAAGGGGCAATGGCTGTGGGAAAGTGGTGATTGGGTCTTTAAAAATGCCCAATCTGTACCATATGAGATTGCATTTCCTTCTGATAAAACATTTGAAATAAAATTAGGGGATATTTCAGAGAATGACTCCTATCGTATTCGTTATAATGTAAAACTAAACTATTCACCAAAAGATGGTGAAAAATTTGATAATAAAGTTACCCTAAATGGTTATCAAATTGAAGAGAGTAGAGCTCAATCAAAAGTATTATGGCAAATTCCTGGAGGACGGTTAGATGGCTATATTTATAGCATCAAACTCCATAAGCAAAATAATAATGGTGATCCTTTACAGGGGGCTCAATTTAAGATCACGCGTGTATCGAATAACCAAACGATTACACATACCGAAAATGGTCAAGAGTCAGAAATATTTACAAGTGATGCCAATGGTGACTTGATTGTTCCAGGCCTTTTAAGAGATAATTACACGGTGGCAGAGGTTGTGGCTCCTAATGGCTATCAATTGTTGAAAGACCCTGTATCTATCTCAGAAAATGATTTTAGTCCAGAAAATTCCCAATATGATGTAAATAGTAGAGTATTGACACTGACTATTTCTAATGAAAAGGCTAATCATCGTCAACTTAAGGTGACAAAAAAATGGAACGATAAGGATAACCAATATAAGAATCGACCAAGCTCTATTACAGTTAAGTTATTAAAAGATGGAGTTGAGGTAGAAGGCAAGACATTAGAATTGAATGCTGATAACCAATGGAGTGGTATTTTTACGGAATTGGATGAGACAGGAACATACTCTGTAGAAGAAGTAGGAGTATCAGGTTATATTTCAACTGTTGAAGCTACCAATAATGAAGACATGGAACATATCGTCCTTGTGAATACTTTGGAAACGATAGAAGTATCTGGTAGTAAGATATGGAAGGATGACAATAATCGAGATGGAAAACGTCCGAAAGAAATTACAGTAAATCTACTTGCAAATGGTGTGAAGATTGATCAAACAACAGTCAAATCGGATAAAGACGGTCACTGGAACTATCAGTTCAAAGATCTTCCAAAATATGAAAACGGTCAAGTAGTGGATTATTCGATCTCGGAAGAAGGTGTCCCTGACTATGAAACAAGTGTAGAGGGGTATAATCTCACAAATACCTATACACCAGAAGTAGTCTCTGTTCCATTTACAAAAATTTGGAAAGATTTTGATAATCAAGATGGTGTACGTCCGAACTTTATTATTGTTAACTTACTTGCGAATGGAAAGAAGGTTGAGAGCAGAACTGTAACAGCTACCACAGCTTGGACAGGTAGCTTTGATCATCTTCCAAAATATGAAAATGGTCGAGAAATTGTCTACACCCTTGAGGAAGAAAAGGTGTCAGATTATTCTGCAAGTATTGACCAAGTTAACTATATCTTGACCAATACCTATGTACCGGGTCAGACGCATCTCACTGTAACTAAATATTGGGATGATGAAAATAACAAGGATGGAATTCGGCCTAAGACGATCAAGGTACAACTATATGCAAATGGTCAAAAAAGTGGAGATGTAGTTGAGTTAAGTGAAGCCAATAAATGGACCTATACTTTTTCAAATCTCCCTGAGAATTCTAAAGGAAAAGCGATTTCCTATACGGTTCGTGAAGTGGAAGTACCTCAAGGTTATGTATTGACAGAAACGGTACAAGATGGAAATAATATCGTTCTAACCAATAGTCATAAGCCAACTACCCCACCTACAACACCGAATATACCTAAAAAACCAGAGAGTCCAAAAAAACCAGGGAAACCAGAGAAAACTAGCAAGTCTACCTCTAAGAAATTCCTTCCAGAAACTGGTACAAAGATCATGATAGCTTTGGAAATTCTAGGGTTATTCTTGCTCGGTGTAGCGTTCATACTGATAGTGAGGTCATCTAGAAAAGATATTTAA
- a CDS encoding tyrosine-type recombinase/integrase gives MKITEHKKKDGTTVYRANIYLGIDRVTGKDVKTSITARTRKEVKQKAKEAEIDFIQNGSTRFKEATIKTYKELAELWWESYKHTVKPNTQGNMSKILNKHILPLFGAYKLDKLTTPLIQNIINKLAGKTNNGEQGAYLHYEKIHTVNKRILQYGVVMKAIPFNPAREVILPRNTQKEKRQKIKHFDNIELKTFLDYLDNLDSDRYRYFYEKTLYNFLLATGCRINEALALEWSDIDLDNAIVHVTKTLNRMQEVNSPKSKSSYRDIDIDPKTVTILKQYKRRQTQEAWKIGQTEKVVFSDFIHEYPNNSTLFTRLKTHFKRAKVPNIGFHGFRHTHASLLLNAGIPYKELQHRLGHSTLSMTMDTYSHLSKESAKKAVSFYETALGSL, from the coding sequence ATGAAAATTACAGAACATAAAAAGAAAGACGGTACAACTGTATACCGTGCTAACATTTACTTAGGGATTGACCGAGTAACGGGAAAAGATGTAAAAACTAGTATCACGGCTAGAACTAGAAAAGAGGTCAAACAGAAAGCCAAAGAAGCTGAAATAGACTTCATTCAAAATGGTTCTACTAGATTCAAAGAAGCGACAATTAAAACATATAAAGAACTCGCTGAATTATGGTGGGAAAGCTATAAGCATACAGTAAAACCAAATACTCAAGGCAACATGAGTAAGATTTTAAATAAACATATCCTGCCATTATTCGGGGCTTATAAGCTGGATAAACTAACCACTCCACTAATTCAAAACATAATTAACAAGTTAGCTGGAAAGACAAATAACGGGGAGCAAGGGGCTTATTTACACTATGAGAAAATCCATACTGTAAACAAGCGTATCTTACAATATGGTGTGGTTATGAAAGCCATACCATTTAACCCAGCTCGTGAGGTCATTCTCCCAAGAAATACCCAGAAAGAAAAGCGCCAAAAGATTAAACACTTTGATAACATTGAGTTAAAAACGTTTTTGGACTATCTGGACAACTTGGATAGTGATAGATACCGCTATTTTTACGAGAAAACACTTTACAACTTCCTGCTTGCTACTGGTTGCCGTATTAATGAAGCGTTGGCGCTGGAATGGTCTGATATTGATCTAGACAATGCTATTGTTCACGTCACAAAGACACTAAACCGTATGCAAGAGGTGAATAGTCCTAAATCAAAATCTAGTTACCGTGATATCGATATTGACCCCAAAACGGTTACAATATTAAAACAGTACAAACGTAGGCAAACCCAAGAGGCTTGGAAGATAGGACAAACTGAAAAAGTAGTCTTTTCAGATTTTATCCATGAATACCCGAATAACAGTACTCTTTTTACAAGATTAAAAACACATTTTAAACGTGCTAAAGTGCCTAATATTGGTTTTCATGGTTTCCGCCACACTCACGCTAGTTTGTTATTAAATGCTGGAATACCATATAAAGAACTCCAACATAGACTAGGACACTCCACCTTATCTATGACAATGGACACATATAGTCACCTCTCAAAAGAGAGTGCAAAAAAAGCCGTTTCATTCTATGAAACAGCTCTAGGGAGTTTGTAA